A portion of the Juglans microcarpa x Juglans regia isolate MS1-56 chromosome 1D, Jm3101_v1.0, whole genome shotgun sequence genome contains these proteins:
- the LOC121252208 gene encoding DNA mismatch repair protein MSH1, mitochondrial isoform X4, whose protein sequence is MPVVGISRSASGYCINLVLETMKTYSSEDGLTEEAIVTKLRTCRCHHLFLHTSLRNNSSGTCRWGEFGEGGLLWGECSARQFEWFEGNPVNDLLLKVKELYGLDVEVTFRNVTVSSENRPQPLTLGTATQIGAIPTDGIPCLLKVLLPSNCSGLPVLYIRDLLLNPPAYEIASAIQETCKLMSNVTCSIPEFTCVSSAKLVKLLEQREANHIEFCRIKNVLDEILNMYKNSELNEILKLLMDPTWVATGLKIDFETLVSECEGASYRIGEMISLDGESDQKMSSSSVIPSDFFEDMESSWKGRVKRRHIEEEFTDVQRAADALSLAVTEDFLPIIFRIKATTAPLGGPKGEILYAREHEAVWFKGKRFAPSVWAGTPGEEQIKRLKPASDSRGRKVGEEWFTTMKVEDALTRYHEAGAKAKVKVLELLRGLSSELQSKINILVFASMLLVIAKALFAHVSEGRRRKWVFPILAGCNRLKDVKQLNGAYGMKIIGLSPYWFNVAEGSAVHNTVDMQSLFLLTGPNGGGKSSLLRSICAAALLGICGFMVPAHSALIPQFDSIMLHMKSYDSPADGKSSFQVEMSEIQSIIAGTTKRSLVLIDEICRGTETAKGTCIAGSIVETLDKIGCLGIVSTHLHGIFTLPLITKNTVYKAMGTVYVDGKTKPTWKLIEGICRESLAFETAKKEGIPETIIQRAEGLYLSVYAKVLSEQNGTKPDLCSSTSANGSDEFHFQSSGTLEVATYNSAELANPMQVLQKEVENAIRVICQEKLNEFYKKKNVSDLAEVHCVLISARERPPPSTIGVSSVYVMLRPDKKIYVGETDDLEGRVRAHRSKEAMQNASFLYFIVPGKSLACQLETLLINQLPNQGFQLTNVADGKHRNFGTSISIESVPVCS, encoded by the exons ATGCCTGTAGTTG GAATATCCCGTTCTGCAAGTGGTTATTGCATAAATTTAGTCCTAGAGACCATGAAGACATATTCCTCTGAAGATGGTTTGACTGAAGAGGCCATAGTTACCAAACTTCGTACTTGTCGATGCCACCATTTATTTCTGCATACATCTTTGCGAAACAATTCTTCAG GCACTTGCCGTTGGGGAGAATTTGGTGAGGGAGGCCTATTGTGGGGAGAATGTAGTGCGAGACAATTTGAATGGTTTGAGGGAAATCCTGTCAATGACCTTTTGCTTAAG GTAAAGGAGCTTTATGGTCTTGATGTTGAGGTTACATTTAGGAATGTCACTGTGTCTTCAGAAAATAGGCCACAGCCTTTAACCCTAGGAACAGCAACACAAATTG GCGCCATACCAACTGATGGAATACCATGTCTGTTGAAGGTGCTGCTTCCATCTAATTGCAGTGGGCTACCTGTACT GTATATTAGAGATCTTCTTCTTAATCCTCCTGCTTATGAGATTGCATCTGCAATTCAAG AAACTTGCAAACTTATGAGCAACGTAACATGCTCGATTCCTGAGTTTACCTGTGTTTCATCTGCAAAG CTTGTAAAGCTACTTGAACAAAGGGAGGCCAATCATATTGAGTTTTGTAGAATTAAAAATGTACTTGATGAAATATTgaacatgtacaaaaattctGAGCTCAATGAAATTCTGAAATTGTTGATGGATCCGACATGGGTGGCAACTGGGTTAAAAATTGACTTTGAGACATTG GTTTCTGAGTGTGAAGGGGCTTCATATAGAATTGGTGAAATGATCTCTCTGGATGGCGAAAGTGATCAAAAAATGAGTTCCTCTTCCGTCATTCCCAGTGACTTTTTTGAGGATATGGAGTCTTCTTGGAAAGGTCGTGTGAAGAGGAGACATATAGAAGAGGAATTTACCGATGTGCAGAGGGCAGCTGATGCCTTATCTTTAGCA GTTACTGAAGATTTCCTTCCtataatttttagaataaaGGCAACTACAGCCCCACTTGGAGGTCCAAAGGGAGAAATTTTATATGCTCGAGAACATGAAGCTGTTTGGTTCAAGGGCAAACGTTTTGCACCATCAGTATGGGCCGGGACTCCTGGTGAAGAACAAATTAAAAGGCTTAAACCTGCTTCAGATTCAAGAGGTCGAAAGGTTGGAGAGGAATGGTTTACCACAATGAAGGTGGAGGATGCTTTAACTAG GTACCATGAGGCAGGTGCCAAGGCAAAAGTAAAGGTCTTGGAATTATTGAGGGGACTTTCTTCTGAATTACAATCTAAAATCAATATCCTTGTCTTTGCTTCCATGTTGCTTGTGATTGCAAAGGCATTATTTGCTCATGTGAG TGAAGGGAGAAGAAGGAAATGGGTTTTCCCCATTCTGGCAGGGTGCAATAGGCTCAAG GATGTGAAGCAATTAAATGGAGCATATGGGATGAAAATAATCGGTCTATCTCCCTATTGGTTTAATGTAGCAGAAGGCAGTGCTGTACATAATACAGTTGATATGCAATCATTGTTTCTTTTGACAGGACCAAATGGGGGTGGTAAATCAAGTTTGCTTCGATCAATTTGTGCTGCTGCATTACTTGGAATATGTGGATTTATGGTGCCTGCACATTCGGCCTTGATTCCTCAATTTGACTCGATCATGCTTCACATGAAATCTTATGATAGTCCTGCCGATGGTAAAAGTTCATTTCAG GTAGAAATGTCAGAAATTCAGTCCATTATTGCTGGAACAACTAAAAGAAGCCTGGTGCTTATAGATGAAATTTGCCGAGGAACAGAAACAGCAAAGGGGACTTGTATTGCCGGTAGCATCGTTGAAACTCTAGATAAAATTGGCTGCCTTGGTATTGTATCCACTCACTTGCATGGAATATTTACTTTGCCACTCATTACCAAGAACACTGTTTACAAAGCAATGGGAACAGTATATGTTGAtgggaaaacaaaaccaacttgGAAGTTGATAGAAGGGATATGTAGAGAAAGCCTTGCGTTTGAAACAGCTAAGAAGGAAGGAATTCCTGAAACAATCATCCAAAGAGCGGAAGGCCTGTACCTTTCAGTTTATGCAAAAGTTCTTTCGGAACAAAATGGTACAAAACCAGACTTATGTTCTAGCACGAGTGCCAATGGTTCTGATGAATTCCATTTTCAATCAAGTGGGACTCTTGAAGTAGCTACCTATAATAGTGCAGAGTTAGCAAACCCAATGCAAGTTTTACAAAAAGAAGTTGAGAATGCCATCAGGGTAATATGTCAGGAGAAGCTTAATGAGTTCTACAAGAAGAAAAACGTATCAGATCTTGCAGAGGTACATTGTGTCCTAATCAGTGCTAGGGAACGGCCGCCTCCATCAACAATAGGTGTTTCCAGTGTCTATGTGATGCTTAGACCGgataagaaaatatatgttGGAGAG ACGGATGATCTTGAGGGCCGAGTCCGTGCTCATCGTTCAAAGGAAGCAATGCAGAATGcatctttcctttatttcatAGTCCCAGGGAAGAGTCTGGCTTGCCAACTGGAAACTCTTCTCATCAACCAGCTTCCTAATCAAGGGTTCCAACTAACCAATGTGGCCGATGGTAAGCACAGAAATTTTGGCACATCGATCTCCATAGAAAGCGTGCCCGTATGTTCATAA